The following are from one region of the Pseudodesulfovibrio piezophilus C1TLV30 genome:
- the rpmG gene encoding 50S ribosomal protein L33 yields the protein MRINIQLQCTECKRKNYATQKNKKNTTGRLEVSKYCPWDKKHTLHKESK from the coding sequence ATGCGCATCAATATTCAACTGCAGTGCACAGAGTGCAAGCGTAAGAACTACGCAACGCAGAAGAACAAGAAGAATACTACAGGTCGTCTGGAAGTGAGCAAGTATTGTCCATGGGACAAGAAGCACACTCTCCACAAAGAGTCCAAGTAG
- the rplK gene encoding 50S ribosomal protein L11, with the protein MAKKELGKIKLQIPAGGANPSPPVGPALGQHGVNIMEFCKAFNAKTQDQKGLIIPVVITVYADRSFDFITKTPPAAVLLLKAAGLEKGSGEPNKEKVGKVTRAQVQEIAELKMVDLNANDIENAMLQIEGTARSMGIDIKG; encoded by the coding sequence ATGGCCAAGAAAGAATTAGGAAAGATCAAACTGCAGATACCTGCAGGTGGCGCCAATCCTTCCCCGCCGGTCGGTCCGGCTCTGGGACAACATGGTGTCAACATTATGGAATTCTGTAAGGCATTTAATGCCAAGACACAGGACCAGAAGGGACTCATCATCCCTGTCGTCATCACGGTTTATGCAGACCGTTCCTTTGACTTCATCACCAAGACCCCACCTGCAGCAGTGCTGCTTCTCAAGGCCGCAGGCCTGGAGAAAGGTTCTGGTGAGCCGAACAAGGAAAAGGTCGGTAAAGTCACCCGAGCCCAGGTTCAGGAGATCGCCGAGTTGAAGATGGTGGATTTGAACGCCAATGACATCGAGAATGCGATGCTGCAGATTGAGGGCACCGCCCGCAGCATGGGTATCGATATCAAAGGCTAG
- the tuf gene encoding elongation factor Tu, translating into MGKAKFERSKPHVNVGTIGHIDHGKTTLTAAITKLAAMAGHGEYVAFDEIDKAPEEKERGITIATAHVEYETANRHYAHVDCPGHADYIKNMITGAAQMDGAILVCAATDGPMPQTREHILLARQVGVPAMVVFLNKCDMVDDEELLELVEMEVRELLDKYEFPGDDIPVILGSALKALECDSVDDEAAKPIYELLEACDSYIPEPERDIDMPFLMPVEDVFSISGRGTVITGRVERGVITVGEEVEIVGIKDTIKTTCTGVEMFRKLLDQGQAGDNVGLLIRGVKREEVERGQVAAKPGSINPHTKFKAEVYVLSKDEGGRHTPFFSGYRPQFYFRTTDITGVVTLEDGIEMVMPGDNATFNVEMIAPIAMEIGLRFAIREGGRTVGAGVVTEIVE; encoded by the coding sequence ATGGGTAAAGCTAAATTTGAACGTAGCAAGCCTCACGTTAACGTCGGAACCATTGGTCACATTGACCATGGTAAGACTACTCTGACTGCTGCTATCACCAAACTGGCCGCCATGGCTGGTCACGGCGAATACGTTGCTTTCGATGAGATCGATAAGGCTCCTGAAGAAAAAGAGCGCGGCATTACCATCGCTACAGCTCACGTCGAGTACGAGACTGCAAATCGTCACTATGCTCACGTGGACTGCCCCGGTCACGCCGATTACATCAAGAACATGATCACAGGTGCTGCCCAGATGGATGGCGCTATTCTGGTCTGCGCAGCCACTGATGGTCCCATGCCTCAGACTCGTGAGCACATCCTGCTCGCTCGTCAGGTTGGTGTGCCCGCAATGGTCGTCTTCCTGAATAAATGCGACATGGTTGATGACGAGGAGTTGCTTGAGCTGGTCGAGATGGAAGTTCGTGAGCTGCTCGACAAGTACGAATTCCCCGGTGACGATATTCCAGTCATCCTGGGTTCCGCTTTGAAAGCTCTGGAATGCGATTCCGTTGATGACGAAGCTGCCAAGCCCATTTATGAGCTGCTCGAAGCCTGTGATTCCTACATCCCTGAGCCAGAGCGCGACATTGATATGCCGTTCCTGATGCCTGTTGAGGATGTTTTCTCCATCTCCGGTCGTGGTACTGTTATCACCGGCCGTGTAGAGCGCGGTGTTATCACCGTTGGTGAAGAAGTCGAAATCGTTGGTATCAAGGACACCATCAAGACCACCTGCACAGGTGTCGAGATGTTCCGTAAGCTGCTTGATCAGGGTCAGGCCGGTGACAACGTCGGTCTGCTGATTCGTGGAGTTAAGCGTGAAGAAGTCGAGCGTGGTCAGGTTGCTGCCAAGCCCGGTTCCATCAACCCGCACACCAAGTTCAAGGCTGAGGTCTACGTCCTCTCCAAAGACGAAGGTGGACGCCACACCCCGTTTTTCTCCGGTTACCGTCCTCAGTTCTACTTCCGTACAACTGACATCACTGGTGTCGTTACTCTGGAAGATGGTATCGAGATGGTTATGCCCGGCGATAACGCCACTTTCAATGTCGAGATGATTGCACCTATCGCCATGGAAATCGGACTGCGCTTCGCTATTCGCGAAGGTGGACGTACCGTTGGTGCAGGTGTTGTCACCGAGATCGTGGAGTAA
- the rplJ gene encoding 50S ribosomal protein L10, with the protein MNRQEKAQIIEQLNEKAARASIAVVTDFKSLSVEELTVLRSKCFEAGVDYQVVKNTLARLALKDTDHGGLSEHFKENCAVALGYEDPVALAKVLADFDKENKKFSIRFGSLEGKFLDNDGVKELAKMPSKPELLSSVLGTMQAVPRNFVCLFANIERKFLYALTAIKEQKEAA; encoded by the coding sequence ATGAACAGGCAAGAAAAAGCCCAGATCATCGAGCAGCTGAACGAAAAGGCTGCGCGGGCGAGCATTGCCGTCGTCACTGACTTCAAGAGCTTGAGTGTTGAGGAGCTGACTGTGCTCCGTTCCAAGTGCTTTGAAGCCGGTGTAGACTACCAAGTCGTCAAGAACACCCTGGCCCGGTTGGCTCTCAAGGACACCGATCACGGTGGCCTGAGCGAACACTTTAAAGAGAACTGCGCTGTTGCATTGGGTTACGAAGATCCTGTTGCTCTTGCAAAAGTGCTGGCCGATTTCGATAAGGAGAACAAAAAGTTTTCCATTCGTTTCGGTTCTCTTGAAGGGAAGTTTCTTGATAACGACGGCGTGAAGGAACTCGCCAAGATGCCCAGCAAGCCTGAGCTTCTGAGTTCCGTACTCGGCACCATGCAGGCCGTACCGCGCAATTTCGTTTGCTTGTTCGCAAACATCGAACGCAAATTCCTGTATGCCTTGACTGCCATCAAGGAACAGAAGGAAGCTGCGTAA
- the secE gene encoding preprotein translocase subunit SecE, whose protein sequence is MAKRKGKKATEKQAAQATATGPVGKVKEFVEFFEESKVEIKKVVWPTRKEIVTTSVAVLVVSIVIALYLGLVDLAFSKFVEAILS, encoded by the coding sequence ATGGCCAAGAGAAAAGGCAAAAAAGCCACAGAGAAGCAGGCCGCGCAGGCAACTGCTACCGGTCCCGTCGGAAAGGTCAAAGAATTCGTAGAGTTCTTTGAGGAATCCAAGGTCGAGATCAAAAAGGTTGTCTGGCCGACTCGAAAGGAAATCGTAACCACGAGTGTCGCCGTGCTTGTCGTGAGTATTGTCATAGCCCTGTATCTTGGGCTTGTCGATCTTGCGTTCTCTAAGTTCGTCGAGGCCATACTGTCCTAA
- the rplL gene encoding 50S ribosomal protein L7/L12, whose amino-acid sequence MADITKEQVVEFIGNMTVLELSEFIKELEDVFGVEAAAPAAAVMAAPVAGEAAAAEEQTEFDVILKGAGGNKIAVIKAVRAITGLGLKEAKAIVDEAPKALKEGVSKDEADEAAKQLEEAGAEVEVK is encoded by the coding sequence ATGGCTGATATCACTAAAGAACAAGTTGTCGAGTTCATCGGCAACATGACTGTCCTGGAACTGTCCGAATTCATTAAAGAGCTCGAAGATGTCTTCGGCGTTGAAGCTGCTGCTCCCGCTGCTGCTGTCATGGCTGCTCCGGTTGCTGGTGAAGCTGCCGCTGCTGAAGAGCAGACTGAATTCGACGTTATCCTGAAGGGTGCTGGCGGCAACAAAATCGCCGTCATTAAAGCCGTTCGCGCTATCACCGGTCTGGGCTTGAAAGAAGCCAAGGCAATCGTTGATGAAGCTCCCAAGGCTCTCAAGGAAGGCGTTTCCAAGGACGAGGCTGACGAGGCTGCTAAGCAGCTTGAGGAAGCTGGCGCCGAAGTTGAAGTTAAATAA
- the rpoB gene encoding DNA-directed RNA polymerase subunit beta, which yields MGHFRKTFGSIVNTLPIPHLLELQVDSYKRFLQEGTLPASRGDFGLEGVYRSVFPIEDFNKTASLDFVSYDIGEPKYDVDECISKGLTYEAPIRITVRLVVFDVDEETGNRTIRDIKEQDIYFGTIPLMTEKGTYVINGTERVIVNQLQRSPGIIFEHDSGKSHSSRKVLYSSRIIPMRGSWLDFDFDHKDILYVRIDRRRKMPATILLKAMGLSRADILEYFYDTESYTLLKNKVMRSVVDDQYRKEVAFTDIKIGDKVVVKEGASITRGAWKKLIKNDVTSIEVDPTSLYGLYLAADMVDKHGEVIAEAAEELTLELVEKIRDAKVKELNVLHTRGMEVSDALRNTLLLDKTTDMETAQIEIYRRLRPSSPPTPEIASNFFENLFRSSDYYDLSSVGRYKLNSRLNQEVDLNTRTLNNEDILLAVKELMRLKDTHGPADDIDHLGNRRVRPVGELVENQYRIGLVRMERAIKERMSLQEVATLMPHDLINPKPVAAVLKEFFGTSQLSQFMDQTNPLSEVTHKRRLSALGPGGLTRERAGFEVRDVHTSHYGRICPIETPEGPNIGLIVSLTTYAKVNDYGFIETPYRMVKDKQTTNEIYYMDASKEAKETVAQANAPLDANGVFVNPRVNARIAGDVQLTAAEDVTCMDISPSQTVSISAALIPFLEHDDANRALMGSNMMRQAVPLLQAEQPLVGTGMEGPVARDSGACVLAEEDGVVHYVDSERVVVNYEGGIYGKSGGSKHYEFQKWHKSNQNSCFGQRPKVQVGQVVKKGAVLADGPGIDDGELALGKNLLVAFMPWCGFNFEDSILISERMVKEDVFTSIHIEEFELVARDTKLGPEEVTRDISNVSEEMLRNLDDCGIIRIGARIKPDDIMVGKITPKGETQLTPEEKLLRAIFGDKARDVKNTSLKVPPGISGTIVDVKVFNRRSSDKDDRTKAIEDAELAAFDAKEVKHIAALTDKTRDRIWAVCEGGRLKKDLVGSKKTVLGKSGEVVEREAIDGVPVKKLIGVFDREANDQVKLIIADYESQIQFINNIYDVKREKVTEGDDLPPGVIKMVKVYVAVKRKLSVGDKMAGRHGNKGVVSCILPEEDMPFFDDGTPMDIVLNPLGVPSRMNIGQIMETHLGMAGRKLGMQLAEQLDGSIQNLREHAKEVFETPDMADFIDTLSDDELVTCVKKASRGIVAKTPVFDGASEEEIWGWLTKAGCADDGKFILYDGRTGEPFHSRVTVGIMYILKLHHLVDEKIHARSTGPYSLVTQQPLGGKAQFGGQRLGEMEVWALEAYGAAYLLQEFLTVKSDDVQGRVKMYEKIVKGDNFLEAGLPESFNVLVKELMSLGLDVTLHYEDRKRPATPVYNGPKPLHP from the coding sequence ATGGGTCATTTCAGAAAAACATTCGGTAGCATCGTCAACACGCTTCCTATCCCGCATCTGCTCGAATTGCAGGTCGACTCTTACAAGCGCTTCTTGCAAGAGGGCACTTTACCTGCCAGCCGAGGAGACTTCGGTCTTGAGGGCGTGTATCGGTCCGTGTTTCCCATTGAAGATTTCAACAAGACCGCTAGCCTTGATTTTGTCAGTTATGACATTGGTGAACCAAAATACGACGTCGATGAGTGCATTTCGAAAGGTCTGACCTACGAAGCGCCCATTCGTATAACTGTCCGTCTCGTAGTTTTCGACGTGGATGAAGAGACAGGCAACCGCACCATTCGTGACATCAAGGAACAGGACATATACTTCGGGACTATCCCGTTGATGACTGAAAAGGGAACGTACGTCATCAATGGAACCGAGCGTGTCATTGTCAACCAGTTACAACGCTCCCCCGGTATCATTTTCGAACATGATTCCGGTAAGTCACATTCCAGTAGAAAGGTCTTGTACTCAAGCCGGATCATCCCCATGAGAGGGTCCTGGCTTGATTTCGACTTCGATCATAAGGACATCTTGTATGTTCGTATTGACCGTCGTCGCAAGATGCCTGCAACCATTCTTCTTAAGGCCATGGGCCTCTCTCGCGCAGACATCTTGGAGTACTTTTACGATACAGAAAGTTACACTTTGCTTAAAAACAAAGTGATGCGTTCCGTCGTAGATGACCAGTACAGAAAAGAAGTTGCCTTCACTGATATTAAAATCGGTGACAAGGTTGTGGTCAAGGAAGGAGCCAGCATCACCCGTGGTGCCTGGAAGAAGCTCATTAAGAATGATGTGACATCCATTGAAGTGGATCCCACATCACTTTATGGTCTTTATCTGGCTGCCGATATGGTAGACAAGCACGGTGAGGTTATAGCCGAAGCCGCAGAAGAATTGACGCTTGAGTTGGTCGAAAAAATACGTGACGCCAAGGTCAAGGAGCTTAATGTTCTCCATACCCGCGGCATGGAAGTTTCCGACGCTCTTCGCAATACGCTCTTGCTTGACAAGACCACTGATATGGAGACTGCTCAGATCGAGATTTATCGACGTCTGCGTCCCAGTTCTCCTCCGACTCCCGAGATTGCTTCCAACTTCTTTGAGAACTTGTTCCGTAGCTCGGACTATTATGATCTCTCCAGTGTTGGCCGTTATAAATTGAATTCCCGTTTGAATCAGGAAGTGGACCTCAATACCCGCACCCTGAACAACGAGGACATTCTGCTGGCTGTCAAGGAGTTGATGCGACTCAAGGACACTCACGGACCTGCTGATGATATTGATCATCTTGGTAACCGTCGAGTTCGTCCGGTGGGCGAACTGGTCGAAAACCAGTATCGTATTGGACTTGTTCGCATGGAACGGGCCATCAAGGAGCGTATGAGCCTGCAGGAAGTGGCCACGCTCATGCCTCATGACCTCATCAATCCAAAGCCGGTAGCCGCTGTGTTGAAAGAGTTCTTCGGAACTTCACAGCTGAGCCAGTTCATGGATCAAACCAACCCTCTTTCCGAAGTGACACACAAACGTCGCCTTTCGGCTTTGGGACCCGGTGGTTTGACTCGCGAACGTGCAGGCTTTGAGGTTCGAGATGTTCATACTTCTCACTATGGCCGTATCTGCCCGATTGAGACTCCTGAAGGACCGAATATTGGTCTGATCGTCTCTTTGACCACCTATGCCAAAGTCAACGATTACGGATTCATCGAAACACCGTATCGTATGGTCAAAGACAAGCAGACGACAAACGAAATATACTACATGGACGCCTCCAAGGAAGCTAAGGAGACCGTGGCTCAGGCCAACGCCCCTCTCGATGCTAATGGAGTTTTCGTCAATCCGCGTGTCAATGCGCGCATAGCGGGTGATGTTCAGCTGACCGCAGCTGAAGATGTCACCTGCATGGATATCAGCCCAAGTCAGACGGTTTCGATCTCTGCGGCGCTGATTCCGTTCCTGGAACATGATGATGCCAACCGCGCACTCATGGGATCGAACATGATGCGGCAGGCTGTCCCGTTGTTACAGGCTGAACAGCCTCTGGTCGGAACCGGCATGGAAGGCCCGGTCGCTCGCGATTCCGGAGCCTGCGTGCTTGCCGAGGAAGATGGAGTTGTTCATTACGTTGACTCCGAAAGAGTTGTTGTCAACTACGAGGGTGGCATCTACGGGAAATCCGGTGGTTCCAAGCACTATGAGTTCCAGAAATGGCACAAGTCCAACCAGAACTCCTGTTTCGGGCAACGCCCGAAAGTCCAGGTTGGTCAGGTTGTCAAGAAAGGAGCTGTCCTCGCTGATGGTCCTGGAATTGACGATGGAGAACTTGCTCTTGGTAAGAACCTGCTTGTCGCGTTCATGCCTTGGTGCGGGTTTAACTTCGAGGATTCCATTCTCATTTCCGAACGTATGGTCAAGGAAGACGTGTTCACCTCGATTCATATTGAGGAATTTGAACTGGTTGCCCGCGATACCAAATTAGGACCCGAAGAAGTCACGCGTGATATCTCAAACGTCTCTGAAGAGATGCTGAGAAATCTGGATGACTGCGGTATTATTCGGATTGGTGCCCGCATCAAGCCTGATGATATCATGGTTGGTAAGATTACCCCCAAAGGTGAGACCCAGCTGACTCCTGAAGAGAAATTGCTTCGCGCCATTTTCGGCGATAAAGCCCGTGATGTGAAGAACACCTCGTTGAAAGTGCCGCCGGGAATCTCAGGGACTATTGTTGATGTCAAAGTCTTCAACCGTCGTTCTTCGGACAAGGATGATCGGACCAAGGCAATCGAGGATGCAGAACTTGCAGCATTCGATGCCAAGGAAGTGAAGCACATCGCAGCATTGACAGATAAAACTCGGGATCGGATCTGGGCAGTTTGCGAAGGCGGAAGGCTCAAGAAAGACCTGGTTGGTTCCAAGAAAACTGTTCTTGGTAAATCTGGTGAAGTTGTTGAGCGTGAAGCCATTGATGGTGTCCCGGTTAAGAAGCTCATCGGTGTCTTTGACCGAGAAGCAAATGATCAAGTGAAACTGATTATCGCGGATTATGAATCCCAGATTCAGTTCATTAATAATATATATGATGTCAAACGCGAGAAGGTCACCGAAGGTGATGATCTGCCTCCGGGAGTCATCAAGATGGTCAAAGTCTACGTCGCCGTGAAACGTAAATTGAGCGTTGGTGATAAAATGGCTGGCCGTCACGGTAATAAAGGTGTTGTTTCCTGCATTCTTCCTGAAGAGGATATGCCGTTCTTCGATGATGGAACCCCGATGGATATCGTTTTGAATCCTCTCGGTGTCCCGTCCCGTATGAACATCGGGCAGATCATGGAAACACATTTGGGTATGGCTGGTCGTAAGCTTGGTATGCAGTTGGCAGAGCAATTGGATGGTTCCATCCAGAACTTGCGCGAGCATGCGAAGGAAGTCTTTGAGACGCCGGACATGGCTGATTTTATCGATACATTGAGTGATGATGAGCTTGTTACTTGTGTCAAGAAAGCCAGCCGGGGCATCGTTGCCAAGACACCGGTTTTCGATGGTGCAAGCGAAGAAGAGATCTGGGGCTGGCTGACCAAGGCCGGTTGTGCTGATGATGGTAAATTCATCTTGTATGATGGCCGCACCGGCGAGCCGTTCCACAGCAGAGTCACAGTGGGTATCATGTATATCCTGAAGCTCCACCATCTGGTTGATGAAAAAATCCATGCCCGTTCCACTGGTCCCTACTCCCTTGTTACTCAGCAGCCGCTGGGTGGTAAGGCTCAGTTTGGTGGTCAGCGTTTGGGTGAGATGGAAGTCTGGGCCCTGGAGGCCTATGGCGCCGCCTACCTTTTGCAGGAATTCCTCACAGTCAAATCCGATGATGTGCAGGGTCGTGTGAAAATGTATGAGAAAATCGTCAAAGGCGACAACTTCCTGGAAGCCGGATTGCCGGAATCCTTCAACGTTCTGGTTAAGGAACTCATGTCGCTGGGTCTTGATGTGACTCTGCATTATGAGGACCGGAAGCGGCCTGCAACTCCCGTTTATAACGGGCCTAAGCCGCTGCATCCATAG
- the rplA gene encoding 50S ribosomal protein L1 yields MPKHGKNYRNAVGDRDIVARVSVEDGVKTAVESAFAKFDETVDVAINLGVDPKYSDQMIRGAVSLPNGLGKDVRVVVFCKPEKEAEAKEAGADFAGSDELVEKIQGGWLDFDKAVATPDMMAVVGKIGRVLGPRGLMPNAKTGTVTMDVATAVTELKAGKVEFKVDKAGILHAPIGKVSFGAEKLCENLRTLLSKVVSMKPSSAKGTYMKSVAVATTMGPGVKIDPVTVRKFLDIN; encoded by the coding sequence ATGCCTAAGCATGGAAAAAATTACCGCAATGCTGTCGGTGATCGCGACATAGTCGCTCGTGTCTCTGTTGAAGACGGTGTTAAGACCGCTGTAGAAAGCGCCTTCGCCAAATTCGACGAGACCGTCGATGTCGCCATCAACCTCGGTGTTGATCCCAAATACTCTGACCAGATGATCCGTGGTGCAGTCAGCCTGCCTAACGGGCTGGGCAAAGACGTCCGTGTGGTCGTTTTTTGCAAGCCTGAGAAGGAAGCTGAAGCCAAGGAAGCCGGGGCCGACTTTGCTGGTTCTGATGAGCTGGTCGAGAAGATTCAGGGTGGTTGGTTGGATTTCGACAAAGCTGTTGCAACCCCGGACATGATGGCCGTGGTTGGTAAGATTGGTCGAGTTCTGGGACCCCGCGGGTTGATGCCGAATGCCAAGACAGGAACTGTGACAATGGATGTTGCCACAGCCGTTACTGAACTCAAGGCCGGTAAGGTCGAGTTCAAGGTCGACAAGGCCGGTATTCTGCACGCCCCGATCGGGAAAGTTTCCTTTGGCGCTGAGAAATTGTGTGAAAACCTGAGGACTCTTTTGTCCAAGGTTGTCAGCATGAAGCCTTCTTCTGCCAAGGGAACGTACATGAAGTCTGTGGCTGTTGCCACGACCATGGGACCCGGTGTCAAAATCGATCCTGTGACTGTCCGGAAATTTCTGGATATAAACTAA
- the nusG gene encoding transcription termination/antitermination protein NusG gives MDAILEQASPRARWYIVHTYSGFEQRVELTVKEMMRTGQDKGLIEEVVMPTEKIVEMVKGERKTSTRKFYPGYIMIKMILTDDTWHLIQSIPRVTGFVGGKNRPTPMRDSEAENILNMMESRQEKPRPKFNFERSDEVRVIDGPFSGFNGVVEEVNYDKGKLKVSVSIFGRQTPVELDFVQVDKG, from the coding sequence ATGGATGCCATATTGGAACAAGCTTCTCCCCGCGCACGTTGGTACATTGTTCATACCTATTCAGGTTTTGAACAGCGTGTCGAGTTGACCGTCAAGGAGATGATGCGGACAGGGCAAGACAAGGGTCTCATTGAAGAGGTCGTCATGCCCACCGAAAAGATCGTCGAGATGGTTAAGGGTGAGCGTAAAACGTCCACCAGGAAGTTTTACCCCGGGTATATCATGATCAAAATGATTTTGACCGATGATACCTGGCATCTGATTCAGTCCATCCCGCGTGTCACCGGGTTTGTCGGTGGTAAAAATCGACCGACTCCAATGCGTGATAGCGAGGCGGAGAACATTCTCAACATGATGGAAAGCCGTCAGGAAAAACCTCGTCCCAAGTTCAACTTTGAGCGCAGTGATGAGGTCCGGGTCATTGATGGTCCGTTCAGCGGTTTTAACGGTGTTGTGGAAGAAGTCAATTACGACAAGGGAAAACTCAAGGTTTCCGTCTCCATTTTCGGGCGTCAAACTCCAGTGGAGCTTGACTTTGTCCAAGTGGACAAAGGGTAG